TATTTTTGTATTTGCCATGGTCCTGACAGCCCTTTATCAGATTCTGATTGCCAGGAAGATCGAAAGGAATGAGTTCTGATGCCACGTGCTCTGAAAAAAGGGATCCCGCATGTAACATTGTGGATCTATGTCATCGTCGTGTTGTACCCGTTCGTATTCGTGCTGTTCTCATCCCTGAAGGAAAGCAACCAGGCGATTGTGGCGGATCCGTGGGGGTTTCCGCAGCATTTTCGCTGGTCCAACTATGTGGATACATGGATAAAAGGGAAAATCAGCATCTTCTTCTTTAACAGTTTGTATCTGGCATTTTTCGCCGCCGTTACCGGAGTCATCATTGCCGCAATGATGGCATTTGCCATTACGCGCATGCGCTATAAGTCAATCAGCGGGTTTTTGTACCAATTTATTCTGATCGGCATGTTGATTCCCGGAAATGTGCTGTTTATTGCCCAATATATCATGTTATCCAAGATCGGAATTTTAAACACGCATTGGGCTTTGTATTTGCCTTATACCGCGGGGGCAGTGCCAATCAGCGTGCTTTTGATCGCGGCGTTTATGAAGTCGATTCCGTCGGAACTGGAAGAAGCCGCCGTTGTCGATGGATTGAGCGCACAGGGAATGTTTGTTAAAATTATTTTGCCGATAACCATTCCGGCCCTTGTCACCGTATTTATTGTCAATTTTTTGGGCAATTGGAACGAATATCTGCTGGCAAACTTCTTTTTAAGCAAAGAAAACTTACGGACATTGCCGACGGGAATGGTCGGTTTTCGCGATAAATTTCAGACCAATTATGCAGAGGTGTGCGCCGGAATTGTTTACAGCGTGCTCCCGGTCATGATCATCTACGGATTTTTGCAGGAAAAAATCATAGAAGGTTTAACGGCGGGAAGCGTGAAAGGATAACCATAAAATGCAGCATGGAGTGATGAGTCGATGAATCTGCGGCTTAAATTGCTGATAGCCTTTTTATCTCTTATCATCATTCCATTGCTGCTGCTTGTTTTAGCCGCGTATTTGATTTTAACCGAAAAAATTGAAGAAAAATATTCGCAGCAAGCAGAACTGACGTTGAAAGCGCTTAGCCAAAGCACCGATTTCATATTCCGCGAAATGGACCGGGTAACGGATAGCACCATTGCCAGTTCGGCGATTCAGGATATTTTGAAAATGCCGGCATACCAAAGCAAAGATTTGCAACATATCGATTATTTCAGCATCAATCAAATTCAGCAAAATTTCCGCGAACTTCTGGTCAACCATCCGTCGGTCAGTAACGCCTTTATGTACACACTGAACAACCAGGGGTTGATCCGGATTTATGCCAAAGAATCATTCCACGTACTGGATTTTGCCACCTTGGAAAAGCACCCCGTATACAAAGCGGCGCTTGCCCGGGACGGATTGCCCAAATGGGTTGGTCCGTATGAATACCCCGAGTTAACCGGCGCCGATCCCATATTTACACAAATCCGCATGGTCAAAGATGTTGATTTTCTGCAAAATAAAGGCGTTTTGGTCGTCCAGGTGAAAAGCTCGGGGCTCGACAATATATTCCGCGCTTTTTGGAACACGGCACAAACGCATAATACCCGCTTTTATCTGATTAATGAAAATGGGTTGATTTTTTTCGACAGCACCTATGAAAAGCGCGGCAAAAATATTTCTTCCTTTATCGACGGAAAGATCAAATTCGGCAGCGGCTATCAAAGTGTCAGGCATAAATTCGCGGGAACGGAAAGTATTATTTCCAGCATCGGAATCGGCCGGGAAAACTGGCGGGTTGTATCTGTCACAAGTTGGGGAGCATTGACGAATGAAGTGGCGAGAGTTGTAAAATGGTTGGGAGCCATTGCGGCATTTTGCCTGTTTGCGGCTTTATTGTTCAATCTGTTGATATTAAACCGGATTATTGGCTCGATTATCATGATCGTCAGGCATATGCGGCGCGTTGAAGACGGCGAAATGTGGGTTCGCGTCGAGGAAAAAGGCAAAGATGAAGTGTTTATGCTAACGCGAGGATACAACCGCCTCATGAGCCGCATTCATTTTTTGTTTGAGCAAATCAAGCTGGAGCAGCAGCATAAGATTCGTGCGGAAATGCAATTGCTGCAGGCGCAGATCAAACCGCATTTTCTGTTTAATACGCTGGAGTCGATCAATGTGCTGGCCGTGCAAAATCAAGGCCGGAAGGTAAGCCAGATGGTGCAAAGATTGGGCAATATTTTGCGGATCAGTTTTGCGGACAAGGAGATCGTTGCAATCCGTGAAGAGATTGAACATTTGCGCAGCTACCTGGAGATTCAAAAGTACCGTTTTGAAGAATTGTTTGAATTTTCGATTTCCGTTCCGGAAGATTTGCTGGAATGCGAAATATTAAAGCTCACCTTGCAGCCGTTGGTGGAAAATAGCATCCAGCACGGTTTTGACGGTATCGATTATGTCGGAAAAATTTCCATTACGGCTTTTGCGTGCGGCGGCAAAATCATTTTTGAAATAGCCGATAACGGAATCGGCATGGATAGCGACATATTGGCCCAATTTCAATACAACCTTAGAGAGCAGAAAAACGAGGTTGTGGATGACAAAAATAAGGAAAGAAGAGGTCTCGGCGTAAATAACGTCGCCGACCGGATCCGCATTCATTACGGCAAGGAATACGGCATATGGATTTGCAGCGAGGCAGGCAACGGAACCACAATCCGATGTGTCATTCCGAATTCGCAGTGGGGTGAGGCAAATGAGACTGCGGGCGCTTTTGGCAGACGATGAAATCAACATTTTGAAAAATTTAAGCCAAGTGATACCGTGGAATG
This Bacilli bacterium DNA region includes the following protein-coding sequences:
- a CDS encoding carbohydrate ABC transporter permease — translated: MPRALKKGIPHVTLWIYVIVVLYPFVFVLFSSLKESNQAIVADPWGFPQHFRWSNYVDTWIKGKISIFFFNSLYLAFFAAVTGVIIAAMMAFAITRMRYKSISGFLYQFILIGMLIPGNVLFIAQYIMLSKIGILNTHWALYLPYTAGAVPISVLLIAAFMKSIPSELEEAAVVDGLSAQGMFVKIILPITIPALVTVFIVNFLGNWNEYLLANFFLSKENLRTLPTGMVGFRDKFQTNYAEVCAGIVYSVLPVMIIYGFLQEKIIEGLTAGSVKG
- a CDS encoding sensor histidine kinase, with translation MNLRLKLLIAFLSLIIIPLLLLVLAAYLILTEKIEEKYSQQAELTLKALSQSTDFIFREMDRVTDSTIASSAIQDILKMPAYQSKDLQHIDYFSINQIQQNFRELLVNHPSVSNAFMYTLNNQGLIRIYAKESFHVLDFATLEKHPVYKAALARDGLPKWVGPYEYPELTGADPIFTQIRMVKDVDFLQNKGVLVVQVKSSGLDNIFRAFWNTAQTHNTRFYLINENGLIFFDSTYEKRGKNISSFIDGKIKFGSGYQSVRHKFAGTESIISSIGIGRENWRVVSVTSWGALTNEVARVVKWLGAIAAFCLFAALLFNLLILNRIIGSIIMIVRHMRRVEDGEMWVRVEEKGKDEVFMLTRGYNRLMSRIHFLFEQIKLEQQHKIRAEMQLLQAQIKPHFLFNTLESINVLAVQNQGRKVSQMVQRLGNILRISFADKEIVAIREEIEHLRSYLEIQKYRFEELFEFSISVPEDLLECEILKLTLQPLVENSIQHGFDGIDYVGKISITAFACGGKIIFEIADNGIGMDSDILAQFQYNLREQKNEVVDDKNKERRGLGVNNVADRIRIHYGKEYGIWICSEAGNGTTIRCVIPNSQWGEANETAGAFGRR